The genomic region GTGCTGATAATGCGCCCGTAGTTCTGCTGGCGCATCACCTTGCAGGCCGCCCGGGTGCAGTAAAAAGTGCCGCTCAAATTCACCTGGATGACGTTGTCCCACTCCTCGTCCGAGATATTGTATATCATGCGGTCGCGGTTAAAACCGGCGTTATTGACCAGAATATCGAGTCGGCCAAAGCTGTCCACGGCGGTCCGGATAATGCTTTCCGCCCCGGCCACCGTGCCCACGCTGGCAAAGCTGGGAACGGCTTCACCGCCGGCCTTTTTAATCTCCTCAACGACATCCTCGGCGGGACCGCGGGAGACGCCGGAGCCATCGGTAGCGGCGCCCAGGTCATTGACCACTACTTTAGCGCCCTGGGCCGCCATGCCCAGAGCCTCGGCGCGGCCCAGGCCTTTGCCGGCGCCCGTGACCACCGCCACTTTTCCCTTCAGTAAATCACCCATAAAAAGACCTCCCGGTGTATCGACTTTTCTTTCTCTGCAGAATCCTGTCTTCCAAATATTCGTTGTATTTACACGTTAATGATGATATTGTCATTCTGGAGTCCCGATGAAATCGGGACGAAGAATCTGGAGGCGCGTGGTCATTCTTTAACAGCCTTTTCCAACCAGGATTCGCTTAAGTCATCCATTCTTGGGTTCATTTGTTTTATTAGCTCAAGCTTTTTACTTCTCAATAGACCCTTTATTTGTTTTTCCCTGGTTATAGCTGCATTTATGTCATTGGTAGTTTCATAATATACGATCCGATCAATATTATATTTCTTTGTGAAACCTTCAAATATTTTGTTCTTATGCTCATAAACACGGCGTTCCAAATCGCTGGTTACTCCGGTATAGAGAGCTCCGCGTTTGTTAGCAAGAATATATACATAATATTCTTTCATTTTGCGGCCTTAACCTCTCCCCGCCTGATTCTTCGCTACGCTCCAGAATGACAACCAGTGCTACGCTATGACCTTTTTATCTTTTAATTCAGTTATCTCATCCCAGTCCATGCCGAGGACGCCGGTAAGGATTTCCTCCGTGTGCTGGCCGAACTCCGGGGCGGTGTTGCGGACGGTGGTAGGGGTCTTGCTGAACTCCCAGGGCGGCATGATAACCTTCAGCTTGCGCCCCACGGGGTGGTCGATTTCCCTAAAATAGCCGTCCGCCCAGGGGGTGGGGTCGGCGACGACTTCGCCGGGAGTCTTGACGGACGTCCAGATGATGTTCTCTTTGGCCAGCCGCTCCGCCCATTCCTTTTGCGTTTTAGCTTTAAAAACTTTATCCAGGATGAGGATTAGCTCTTTATTGTTCTCCATGCGTTTTTCATGGGTGCTGTACTTGGGGTCGGTCTCCAGCCCGCCCAACTCCAAAGCCTTGCAGACCCCCGCCCAGTAGCGGTCGCCCTGGATGCAGGCCAACTGTATCCAGCGTCCATCGGAACACTCGTAGCTGTTAAAGATGGGGTTGCTCTGGTTGGTGCGCGAGATGCGGCCGTACTCCATGCCGGTAGCCAGCACCGAGGAAAGGACGATGCCCATCGACCATATCCCCCCGCCCACTAAAGAAACGCAGACCTCCTGGCCTTCGCCGGTGCGCTCGCGGTGGAACAAGGCCATCATGATAGCGCAGGCGGCGTACATGCCGGTGGTGTTATCGCCGAAGCCCGGCACCTGGAAGGGCAGGGACGTGCCCGGCTCCCCGAGCGAAGCCATCACGCCGCTGCGCGCCCAGTAGCCAACGAAGTCATAAGCGCC from Dehalococcoidales bacterium harbors:
- a CDS encoding GIY-YIG nuclease family protein, whose protein sequence is MKEYYVYILANKRGALYTGVTSDLERRVYEHKNKIFEGFTKKYNIDRIVYYETTNDINAAITREKQIKGLLRSKKLELIKQMNPRMDDLSESWLEKAVKE
- a CDS encoding CoA transferase yields the protein MKMALEGIRVLDVSEAGLAPVCCRILADMGAEVIKVERTEGGDQTRGILKISGNVPVYDINYVLEFYNLNKKGITLNLKMKEGRDILYKLVEKSDVFVCNFRPHALKDLGLEYKDISRLNPKIIYTHLSGYGLHGPEKDVGAYDFVGYWARSGVMASLGEPGTSLPFQVPGFGDNTTGMYAACAIMMALFHRERTGEGQEVCVSLVGGGIWSMGIVLSSVLATGMEYGRISRTNQSNPIFNSYECSDGRWIQLACIQGDRYWAGVCKALELGGLETDPKYSTHEKRMENNKELILILDKVFKAKTQKEWAERLAKENIIWTSVKTPGEVVADPTPWADGYFREIDHPVGRKLKVIMPPWEFSKTPTTVRNTAPEFGQHTEEILTGVLGMDWDEITELKDKKVIA